TAGAACGCTTGATCGGAATTTCTCGAATTGTATGTGAATAATCAATTACCTAGTCTCATTGAACAGTGCAATCATGGATGTAGAAGAGTGTCTGAAAGAATGGGAAGACCTAGCAACGGATTACAAGCGTTTAGAGGTATGTTTAAAACATGAAAACATAAATCGTATAGCATACTCTCCGGATGTTTGACTTGCTTTTCAATTTTCAAAGCAATTACATTAAGTTGTGGGAGCTTGTTGGCTTAAGTGGGTATGTTATGTTCTTACCGTAACACTTTCAATCACTATTGATTTCGGATTCTGAAGTAATACGTAATATCCTTGCTTTAAGTGGAAATCGTCATAAAGAATTAATATTTGAAGGCTTTTTGACCtctacatatttttgaaaaattagACCCACAACACCATGCTTGCGTGCAATACCAAAGGAGTCAGGCTGCCTTGAATCTAAATTGTTAAAACATTGTTGTGAACTTGggtaaaattttgttttcaaccTGCCTTGACTTTGGTATTAAAATTATGagattatcataaaaaaattggtttaacCTTTCGAGACCCGGACCCATATTCGAGAGCCGACGGGTCTCGAAAGGTTAAAAGATAAACTTAGCTTACAAACAAACTTAGCTTAGCTTACATTATTATAATGATATAACACAGAAATCTTGTATTTTCATATTGTCATAAAacaagtgtttttattttcagtcCGTCAACAAAGATTATGCAGCAAAATTAGAAGAAGTAGGTGAACTGCAGGCATCATGCTTGAAGGAACTGAGCCACCAGAGATATCGCATGTCGGTTATCACAGGAGCGCTCAAAAGGTCAGATCTATCATCACTAATGATAGTGATTTACAGTAATGAGTCTATATAGGTTACTTACAAGATATTGTGTATCTTAGGTATGACAGATATTActatatagagttagaccaagctaagtcgGCACCAATTTTGTTAGCCCAGACtgagcaagtgttatttaaacatcataatttcatagacgtctgacatttaaaataacacttgcatagCTAAATCAAAATCCAAATCGCTgctaacttagcttggtctaaaggggcccactgtctatcagtccgccagacaatatcggcctgtcagttagaacaagaatttgacagttccaaacaagtgacaggccgatattgtccggcgggctgatagtcagtgggccccttaactctaGTATATGCTTGTTGACAAAAATCTCTTGATTATTCaacattaacaatattaacattAGTGTTGTGGTTAAaaccttttaaattaaattagagaaTAGTAGTAGTGTCAAGCTGGTGTCAAGAGATGACAATCAGTAATTATAACTTATCTCATTCCGAAGCATTATGAGATTCCTTACATATCGTAAAGCTAACATACCAGTTTTTACTTAGATAAATTTGCACAATTTTGCAATCTGCAATTCAAAGTCTAAACAAATATGTGAATATTCTTGATTGTGCACAAAGCAGTAAAAATTATAcaggataaaaaaattaactcacttaaatatttattttattctgtttttggggTGTGAGGGGTCCAAATTCCATCTTACGGACCCCAAGCCAACCTCCCCTGCTCGTGGTCACCCTGCTGAATAACGAACGAGGCTCTGGCGACCCACCAACTCGCACTGGACCAGCGTGGTGGGCTAACGGTCCAAATCCCCCTTATGATGTACAACTCCCCGTCACGGCCCCGAGTGCCCGGCAAAAGGGGTGCTAAGAATCCCCGGGCGGAGATTTCCCACAAAACTAATTTACCAACCCATGCAGGAAAAACGGACTCCGAGACGCTTCATGTTTTAACCTACAACGTCCGCACTTTGATGAAGGAGGACCGCCTCATTGAATTGGAACACGCCTTGAAAGAGATTAAGTGGGACGTTGTAGGGCTATCAGAGGTTCGACGAAAGGGCGAACAAACCGTGGAACGTGAAGACAATGTATTCTACCACTTCGGAACAGCCGGCGGACTGTACGGGGTAGGTTTTCTCGTCAAAAAGAAGTGGAAGGATAACATTGTCGAGTTCTTGGGCTATTCCGATAGGGTGGCTGTGTTGAAATTAAGCATATCTGAAAGTCACACCTTAACACTTATTCAGACATACGCTCCAACATCTTCGCACAGCGATGATGAGGTAGAAGAATATTATGATCTCTTGAACAAAGCTTGCGATGAGAACCGAGGAACATGGACCGTGATCCTCGGTGATTTCAACGCTAAAGTCGGAGTAAGGACCGAATTGGATAATGCTGACATACTTGGACCACATGGCCTTGGCAGCAGAAACGATCGCGGCGCTCGCCTTATTCAATTCGCCTTTGGACAAAGCATGAGTATCAGTAATACCTTCTTTCCTAAAAGACCACAGCGACGTTGGACCTGGGTCTCGCCAAATGGGCTCATCAAAAACGAAATAGACCATGTCCTCACATCTAATAAATTTCTAATAAAGGATGTATCAACTATAAACAAGATCAAATTTAGTTCCGACCATAGACCACTGCGAGCCAagattcaattcaatataaaacttCATCGCAAAcagctttttattaaaaagataaaacGCTTAAATaaagacacactgctatcaaaTCACGATCTCTTTAACTTAGAATTAAAAAACAGTTTTGATATACTCGACAAAGGCAACTTAGATAAAGATGCACAAAATCAATACAATACCATCATAACCAGTATAAAAACTGCCagcagtaaaataaaacaaagtagaAAGAACAATAACAAACTCACTAAAGACACAGTAAAGTTAATTGAGGACCGGGAAAATACTAAACatgacagaaaacaatacaacatTTTAGACAGACTAGTGAAAAGAAGCATAAGACGAGATATACGAAATTTTAACACGAGACTTGTCGAAatagccttaaaaacccatacATCTCTCCGAACGGCAAAAGAaggtataaataaagaaagaccGTGGATTACAAGCCTTCGAAACGAAAATGGGAAAAAATGTAGTAGCAGGGACCAAATCACAGAAATTGCTACatcattttataaatctttatactCTTCCGACTctttattttcaatacaaaaCGGTAACTCTAGCCCAAATAACATTCCCCCTATAACAGGTTCCGAAGTAAACGCCGCTCTCAAGAGCATGAAGTACCTGAAAAGCCCTGGAGTAGATGGCGTTACAACCGAAGCATTAAAGATGGGAAAGAAAACTTTGTTACCTCATTTAACAAAACTATTTAACTCCATTATTTGCACTGGCAAGGTCCCTACAAAATTTTGCCATTCCGATATCGTACTTCTGCATAAAAAAGGAGACAAATCAGACATAAATAACTATCGTCCCATTAGTCTGATATcccatttatataaattatttattaaaataatagaaaatagaattgccccactgctggacaaacaCCAGCCACCCGAACAAGCCGGATTTCGACCTAGCTTCTCCACCACTGACCATCTCCACACTCTTaatcaaataatagaaaaatccAACGAGTTCAGTGTCCCTCTGTACCTTGCTTTTGTTGATTATAGCAAAGCATTCGACAGCGTCAAACATTCCGCTATATTTTCCGCCATGCAGAATCAAGGTATAGATCCGGCATATGTTGAGCTCGTTGgaactatttacaataatagcaCAGCTAGCATTAAATTGCACGCACCCGGTCCCGTATTCAGCATAGCGAAAGGCGTCAAACAGGGCGACCCGCTATCTCCAAAATTGTTCACCAGTTGTCTCCAAGAGATATTTCAAAAGCTGGCGGTCTCATGGGAGACGATGGGCATTGAAGTTGGCGGCAAGAGGTTAACAAACCTGCGCTTTGCTGACGACATAGTCCTCTTCTCCCACACGTCATCACATCTGCAACAAATGCTGCAAGACCTCAGCACggcgagccttgaggttggacttacaatgaatagagcgaaaactcagttgatgaccaatcaagctaaacatagcatagtagtagatgggcaggatatacaatatgtcgacgagtacgtttacttgggccagatagcatccttcgagaacaggcggtctatcgaaatcgatagacgtatcgagaacgcctggaagagcttctggtccatgaaagcgctaatgaagggtgaccttcccttgtgtcttaagcgcaaactccttgacatgtgcatcctgcccatcctaacttacggtgcacaaacttggtcattaactgaggccctaaaatcgaaactcaaggtttgccagcgagctatggagcgtagtatattaggtgttcgtagaactgatcgaatcagaaacacggaactacgctccagaactagagttgcagatgtaggcgtcaagaccgctaagcttaagtgggactgggcgggacatgtctgtcgcatgcacccggaaagatgggccaaaatggttactgagtgggacccacggagcaccatagacggtgcaggccggggttcaggcagaccaaaaaggagatggcgggacgacttggacgcattctaccccaaatggtgggaaaatggcgatgacagggtcgagtggagaaaacgaggggaggcctttgcccagcagtgggacaccaaaattggctaataaaaaaaaaaaaaaaaaaaaaaaaaattctgtttttagtatttgttattatagcggcaacagaaatacatcatctgtgaaaatttcaactgtctagctatcacggttcatgagatacaacctggtgacagacggatggacagcggagttttaatAGATTGCTCTTTTCTCTATTCCCTTTTGTGCACAACTTGACATCCTCATagaattttttatatatatattagttttttctttttttttcttaagccTACGAacgcctctccccttgatctccACAACTCCTTGTTGTTGtgctttttccggccagttactgatggtgtctaagtcgtcccgccatctccgtctgggccttgTAGTTATTGTTCTTATCCTTGCCATGCTGATTGGTGATACAGTAATTTCTCTTTTCTAttttaatggctcctctacactatcggcgatgatagacgataactggcgggcacgatagtgtagaaCTGGGGTCACCTTTAGTTTCCTCAGGGGTccggttcttaaaataaaatgatcaTCGCGGTCCGTTTCAccttgagtttattaaataagcaaaaaaataaaataggtcgACATTCCGGATGCGGACCGCGGTCCGCTATTTGGTGACCCCTGGTGTAGAAGCATACTCGGCATCcacgccagtcatcgtctatcatcgcctgcgacccgtgagttgtcggttttttgggcacgcatcaaagggaatcaAGGGAATCGCCGGATAGTTAcgttgtacaggcgatcatgtggatgcttgcacgatgatcttgccgacgatagacgatgatactatcaacgCGTCAGTGTAGtaatacattacattttaaAGCAATTTTATGTATAGATTGTGTAAAGAATTGCTTCATCATGTATCATTGTGGAAGGGACATAGGGCAGTTTTATCATGGAAATCATCATTCTCCAGAGACAAAATTGCGGACATAAGCTAGTTGattataagtaaatatgtaaCTTATATAATAGCTATCATTAAACCTGATACAAATTTTATTCAAGTACACATTAGTTATCACATTTTGTGTTATCATTATCAGTAGTAACACTTAGTAGGTACTTTGTTAGTGGGCACTAATCCTCAATTTGTTTATCAGGTGAAAGATAAGTGCTTACGGCTATACGGTAAAACATTTGTTATCATATTGAGAGTATAATAAACCTTGGTATGGACAATAAatggatatagttatttgttttacaatgggGAAAAGCTGTTGTTttacctctcgtgctaatattgatattgTGCTTGCTCgggcaagcgaaagattccaaaattgaaccacgagcgtaccgagtggttcgaaaaatggaaacttaagcgttgcgagggtttcaaggcacgagggttaaacaaattttgccaccgagtgaaacacaaaaccaGAGCAAATCAAattgattcaaaatgaatgttattaaacattatacattcaaaatcattatttaaaatttaattttacccataaacataaggaaacaactcaaaatttgcgttTGAATATTTttcctcacatgtgaataaaaagcaactttcttatcagtttttgaacaatcaagagagctttTACCAtatggtgtggtgaaaaatattaaattgtgaCTCAATATTTGTTAAACGAAAACATCCATGGAACTATATTTTCAATTATgcatgtacaaataaaataaacttgttaAATAAAGTTTGCTTCAGGTAGCCTTAATCCCTTCAGCGTAAAGTCCGTTATTAAAAACTAATCAGATATCAGTGATAATTTAGGCTTATTAGTTGTTCATGATAATTTCAAACAAATAATGCATTACAATtctttatgattatgactttcTAATATTTTAAGTGACTTGAATCTTGTTTGCCATacgtttaattaattaatttaaaactcctgtatttttttaaacagaaacCCAATCTGGAACCTCTGATTTTAAGTAACTACCTATTGAgtataaaactaattttaattatatatgtataaatatgcatgtatgtgtgtatgtatgtagttttatgttttatgttgtACTATTTAAcgtaataaatgcttttttttgttttgttatggattaatgattttcttatttgtatttatgactttaataatatcattttgacccacgttctttcactgatatgtgttaaaattgttaaatatcaaacgacaCCGTCAAccccatctagccgagaataggccaaaggtggtagcgccatctatccgagaaacatttatttccgaggcacgttttttccttagactttatttatcttgtacggagttatataggtctttggtTTACCATAAAGTTGCAGAAAAAATTCTAAAAGTAGACAAGTTCTCAGAATTTCTGGAACATTTCACGGAAATTTATATTTTGGCAACAGAAAGTTttaatctccatacaaaaatatagagAATGCTCCCGGGACTGAATTTCCAGTTCTGGGACTGATTTAGTATACAAAACTAGTCCCCGGAATAAaacgagtgcgagtcggattcgcccaccgtgggttccgtactttttagtacttgttgttatagcggcaacagaaatacatcatctgtgaaaatttcaactgtctagctatcacggttcattagatacagcctgatgacagacagactgacagaggagtcttagtaatagggtcccgtttttaccctttgggtacggaaccctaaaaagatagtAATAGCCTTTGTTTCATGCttctttttttacaattacataaaattacaattattattggtttattaCTTGCATGTCGCGTGTGcggaaaaggcctcccccagttttttccattccttcctatcctgtgcCTAAAAAGATACTAAAGGCTAATTAGTTGGCTCTGGGTTGGAAAAAATAGTGCATGTCCCAATTCTTGCCATTAGGTTGCTGAGGCGACTCCAGGCCAGTCCAGGCTCCGTTTCAAAAGGCCGTGTTAACGCTAGGAAGAACATGATAAAATAACATGAAGaaagatatgatatgatatttacgTCAATATGAATACAACTAAGCAAGTTTCCAGCTTCACTGGTAAAACCGCCGACAAATATCTTACCAATTCAATTCCCTATGTACAGGCTACAAAAGAAGGGCGTGACAAAAGATGAGCGCGTGGCAACGCTGGAGAAGGAGGTGATGAAGAGGAAAGCCATGCTGCATGAGATAGAAACCACGCTGCCCAAGCAGAACGGCCTGTACCTCAGGATCATACTTGGCAACGTCAATGTATCTATTCTTAACAAAAATGACAAgtgagtatatttttatttatgtaacagTAGTATATAATATGTAAAGTAGTATGTAGCAGCAACCTTACGTCtatgcaataaagtttacaaatGCAAAAATTAGTATTAATCTTACACAAATGGCACAAATCAGTGTACTGTTTCAGTAACCGATTTGTGGGTACCTTCTAGCCAACAGTATATAATATGTACTTGATTATGAAGATAAACAACTCTCAAAACTCAAAAACAATCCCCattcatcataaaaataaatgccTATACCAAGTTTACCAGGTTTCAAGCCCAACTAGATTCATGatattgttgtgttgtgttgttgtgtaCTGTACAAGAAGCTttgcttaaatatttatcactCTCTTATTAATTGACTAAATTGACTTACTATTACCAAATAAAGAACTATAAAACACTACAACAGACTGCCAAAGAAATACCTTGGAACGAcagtctaataaataaataagtaggcaAGGCACCTTGACCGTTAAGTCATGAGACTTAATTTTATAcgtgttttattataaatacctaccttATATAATGTTCTGTAGTCAACAAGGAGCTTTTAGTTTCACTATTTTCATATGTTTCAAAGACCATTAGTGCTAGAAAGCATGGGAAATATTGAGTAGGTATACATTTCAATCACATGTTTACGGGTATAGTGGAAAACGTTTTTGTCCGTTCGCTTCCTTGGGGATGTATTATTGTgccttataaatattataatgggTGTCTGAAAAATATCCAAACAATCAAAAATaggggtcggcaaacttttGTGTAGAAGAGTCAATAACccatataaatatgactaaCTATTGTGAACTTTATTGTCAGGGGCGTAAGAGCGCACAGAGGTTTTTGTCCCTATGCTATcatattataagtaggtatttaaacttcctttcttttttataatttatgactAATAGGTGCGTACGTGTGCCATGAGCGAGAGACTTTGTTTTTAATTCTTTGTTTTATACACCGCACGTGCACGTGTACATAGATTATGAGTaaggtaggtaataaaataaagtccAAAGAGCCAGCTGACATTGTTTATAAAACTATTGTTTTTATGTAAACACAGACGCTAACCTATTTATGTATAATTCTGCATTTCGCTTCACCCTATTTGCCCAAATAATCGTGTCGCATATGTATATTGATAAACCATAGAAAAATATGAAGAAGAAgtggttttttattttagcacAATAAGTACCTATGCAAAGTTAACGAATCACAAACAAATTCGTCTGtacattatataatttatatacgagtatgtcGAGTATGTGTGAGGGgacatatgtacctacatgaTTGATTTTGTGTTGCGAATGAAATAACATGATATTGTTTTACTTTCAGGTTCAAGTACAAAGACGAATATGAAAAATTCAAACTCATTCTCAGTGTCATCGCATTCGTGCTGGCGGTTTTAAATCTCTATATCGACTTCAGGTAAGCAGTGTACGAATATATTGGATGAAATTTTATTCAGTGCACATTCTTTAACACCTTTTATAATTTGCTTGGCAAAACATGAAAACACTATTTCCGCTAGTGAAtgcttttacttttttctttgtttagATAGGTGTATCAATGGTTCAATAAAACAAGTGGGCATTGTTTGGTAGGGACAAAGTATTATACTACTTATTAGAGATATCCCATCACGTGTAAGTcgccattaaaaatatttgttactaTAAATAGTGCACAAAAATATCTACCTAACACTTTAAAAACACACATCATATTGAGTCACAGTCCAGATATTTTACTGTGACTGCctgataagaccgcctgttgttacctagtcttaagcttgtatctctctttgtgtatctttttaaatttatggtgcacaataaagaatatttactcaCTTACTACTGTATGTACTTTGTAAAATAGTCATGGTTCTATACAATGAGAAGTAAACAAGAGCAAGTATACACATTAATAGGTATAATGTCGACGTCATACAATACAATGATAAAATTGTCACCTTAGTGTAAAAAATTGTCTTGGTAATGCTCTCACATATCATTGTGTCACCATCCAGTTGTTTAATGTTTCTTGATAGCCTATACTTGAAATTTTAAGGTTGGTTTTTCTGTACCTAGTGCAGTGTAGTTATAATATATCTctatcatatttatattatatctcTGTCATATTTTCACAATAATTTTTGCAGGCCACTCCAACTGATCCTAATATTCCTCCTGGTCTGGTACTACTGCACGCTGACCATTCGCGAGAGCATCCTTAAAGTCAACGGCTCAAGGATCAAGGGCTGGTGGCGGCTGCACCACTTCATCTCCACGGTGGTGGCCGGGATCCTCCTCATCTGGCCGCAGAACGTGCCCTGGAGCGAGTTTAGGCACACCTTCATGTGGTTCATCGCCTATATCAGTAAGCTTCAACATAAACCTGAAACCTTTTTTAACGCCAACAGCACCTAAAGTCGTCGTTATTAGCCGTGCCCATAGCGCCATGGACAACTATAGgtgttatggcggacgctgtcaaagtaacctacACACTTTCgagtaaggtttacattagctcCCTTGCGCCCGGGACCTTGGCGTTTGAGTGATGTTGGtgtttatgacataaagcgttcaaagggttaaataTCAATTCGCATTGCTTTATAGTGATCCTAATGTTAAATAACAGAGAATCTGACTAACTTCgaagacttaatcgcgtataattaagcttaaatattattttcgtcTTTTCGAAAGCGACATATCCTTCAAGTATTATGATGGTCtctcttgtctacgtgacaccTTGATAATGGCAGTGACTGTCTCTTTCAGTCGTACTGTGTTTAAAGCGACGCTTATTCTATCATGTGGATAACGCCATCCATCATGCGCCTGTTGGTCCCGGAGTAGATTAGACTTGTACTTGGTTTGtactttacactaaaattgtgtgttttgcagcatccaaataaacgttttatctatctatctatctatctatctattagcTAAAGTCCCGTTTTAGTATAGGCAacgtgtaaaaatcgtgaaagtttaattttGAGGAATCGCGTCTTTTTATCACATTGCTCGTAGACGATCCGGTAActcctaaatttctacctagggttgtaatttgtaatgtaCGTACGAAATTAGgcagaagttttatttatttccccTTTTTTCCTCAcaaatgtgatgaaaaacattgtgtgtaccACGGGCGGTACAGGAATTGCGAATTCGTGTTAATTAAACCCTCGCCT
The window above is part of the Cydia strobilella chromosome 12, ilCydStro3.1, whole genome shotgun sequence genome. Proteins encoded here:
- the LOC134746168 gene encoding transmembrane protein 120 homolog isoform X2, with protein sequence MDVEECLKEWEDLATDYKRLESVNKDYAAKLEEVGELQASCLKELSHQRYRMSVITGALKRLQKKGVTKDERVATLEKEVMKRKAMLHEIETTLPKQNGLYLRIILGNVNVSILNKNDKFKYKDEYEKFKLILSVIAFVLAVLNLYIDFRPLQLILIFLLVWYYCTLTIRESILKVNGSRIKGWWRLHHFISTVVAGILLIWPQNVPWSEFRHTFMWFIAYISVVQYMQFRYQSGVLYRLKALGARHNMDITIEGFHSWMWRGLSYLLPFLFGGYVFQLYIAYNLYQLSYHPEATWQVPALSMSFLLTGIGNTATMLLVIPQKFNEQEQKWRPNKTEQKTD
- the LOC134746168 gene encoding transmembrane protein 120 homolog isoform X1, with protein sequence MDVEECLKEWEDLATDYKRLESVNKDYAAKLEEVGELQASCLKELSHQRYRMSVITGALKRLQKKGVTKDERVATLEKEVMKRKAMLHEIETTLPKQNGLYLRIILGNVNVSILNKNDKFKYKDEYEKFKLILSVIAFVLAVLNLYIDFRPLQLILIFLLVWYYCTLTIRESILKVNGSRIKGWWRLHHFISTVVAGILLIWPQNVPWSEFRHTFMWFIAYISVVQYMQFRYQSGVLYRLKALGARHNMDITIEGFHSWMWRGLSYLLPFLFGGYVFQLYIAYNLYQLSYHPEATWQVPYLAAMFLVLHSGNMYTILLTMRKKTKSGLKLRYRLRAIAYRLSNELAILEQKWRPNKTEQKTD
- the LOC134746168 gene encoding transmembrane protein 120 homolog isoform X3, which translates into the protein MDVEECLKEWEDLATDYKRLESVNKDYAAKLEEVGELQASCLKELSHQRYRMSVITGALKRLQKKGVTKDERVATLEKEVMKRKAMLHEIETTLPKQNGLYLRIILGNVNVSILNKNDKFKYKDEYEKFKLILSVIAFVLAVLNLYIDFRPLQLILIFLLVWYYCTLTIRESILKVNGSRIKGWWRLHHFISTVVAGILLIWPQNVPWSEFRHTFMWFIAYISVVQYMQFRYQSGVLYRLKALGARHNMDITIEGFHSWMWRGLSYLLPFLFGGYVFQLYIAYNLYQLSYHPEATWQEQKWRPNKTEQKTD